Below is a window of Leptospiraceae bacterium DNA.
AATAAATACCCCGCCTCGTAGGAAAGGTATCCTGCCAGATAAAAGCCTCTCTCGATATAAGAATCTATTTTTTTTATCAGGCTTTCCAGGTCGTTAAATGTATTTGCCGCAAGCACTTCTACCGGCTTTGAGAATAGAAAGGTTCTAGTTTCGTCCTGCGAAGGCAGAGTTGTTTCGAGTAAAACTGAATTTGGTTGTGCTAAGGCTAGTTCAGAATCCATATTTCTGCTCATTTTAATTTTTAGAACAAAAAAGTATATTGACAAAATCTGAAAAGGAGTATACTGAGCGAAATTTTTCTAGGGGGAAATTATGGCAGAAGCCAAACAATTATTTAACCAATCCTTTACAGTTTTTGACGCAAAGAAACAAAAACGTAAAAAGGCAAGAGTTCGGCTGAGCACTCCTGGCTCCTTTTATTTAAACACGCATAAGCATAGAGTGAATAATTGTCATTTAGTCGATTTAGGAACGGGTGGTCTAACCATTCAATCCGGAAGCATTCTTTATATCGGTGATGGCATCACGGTAGAATTTGAACTCAACAACCAAAAGCTTCGCATCCCCGGAGTAGTCGCCCGCGCCACCGGCAAAGACTACGTTGTGCGTTACGACGAGTTGCCCCCCTTTGAAACCGATGTCATACAAGACTATATCCACAAAGTATTTTTTAGAGATGATAAGGGGAAGGAGAAGAAGTAGGGGCGACATTTTGTTACGCGAGAGTTAAATATAATAATTCTCGCGCCCTTGTTGCGGCTACGTAGTATTTAGCGCGCTCTAAGATCTCAGGATTATCCGTTAGACTAGAAACTTCCGAACAGGCTAAGATAATTACTCTAAATTCAAGTCCCTTAATTCTTTCCATACTTCCAATTCGAATGCCTTCAATTTTGTCTTCTGGATCATCTTCTTTTGATTTTAATTCTATATGAGAAATATTTTTCTTAGTCAATTCTTGCACAATGTCTTTTTTGTATGGTGTGATACAAATCTCGTGCGCTAAAAAATTATGAACTTTCAGCAATTCTTCTACCCATTTTCCAATTTGAATCGATTCAGATTTTGAATCCTTAACATGTGCTATAATTGGAGCGGGTCCACTTAGATAAGATTGCTCTCCTTGCTGTTTGACTTTATCCCCTTCAAAGTCACTAATATCTAAACCGGAAAGAATAGAGTCCGCATATTTTCTGATTTGTTCGCTCGTTCTATAGTTGATTTTGAGTCGATATGATCTTCCTCTCGTTTCTATACCACCCCGACTGAGCGGAAAATGTTTTTGGTAAATTCTCTGATTTCCATCGCCTGCCAGTGTGAGAGTGTCCGTCTTTCCTATGCTGTTTTTATTGAGTGCTGCTACGAGTCGAATGGATTCTAAACTAAAATCTTGAATTTCATCAACTAGAATATGAGTAAACGATTTATATTTTTGATTCTCCACTAAGAGTCTTGCTTCATGAATAATTCCATCAGGAGTAAATTTATTTCTATTCTTTAATTCTAATTGAAAATGATTAAATACTGCCCAGAGTTTTTTTCTATCCTCTCTCTTTAATGGTTTTTGTCCGGTTCTAGCGACAGTTAGATAGGCTTCTTCCGAATCAATTCCGTTTGAATCTACGATAACTCGGTATTCTTTTTTTATTTCTTCTAAAGTTAGTGGCAAATAAGAATTATCCGCATTAGGTATAATGTTATTCCAAATAGATTCTTGCTCGGTTGGTTCAAGAACAGCTTTATGCAATTGATTGCTAGAACAAATGCTTCGAGCTAAATTATAAAGGCTAATAATTTCAATATTCTTTTCTAGTTCAGGATTCAATTTTTTTATACTGTGTCTAATGGCAATTGCGAGGTTTCCAGTGAATGTTGTAAATAGGATTTTCGGATAATCCGATTTGTATTTATTTGCTAAATGAATTGCTCTATGAATGAGGCAAACTGTCTTTCCCGTTCCTGCAGCTCCGTTAATTAACATAGGACCGTTCATTTCTTTTTTTACAATATTCTTTTGATAGGGATGAAGAAAGACTCTCCATTCTTCCATAGAAGCAAGTAATATCTTTTTAAACTCTTCTTCGTTATCAAATAGGATTAAATCACTGTTAAGTGGGTTATTAATTTCTGGAAAATCTTTTACGATTTCTGTTTTGCTTTCGTCTTTTCCTAATATTTCATAGATTGCCTCATCTACAGTCATCCCGCTTGATAGTGCAATTAGAACCTGCTTACATTCAGTCGGCATATATTCTACAAGGGACAATAATTCTTCATCTGATTTTACTGAGCGGATAGCTGGTATTAATGGTTTTGGAATCCCAGCGGTAAACAGCTCGTTATCCGATAGGTTATCTAATATGTATTTAGGTTTATTTTCATATTTTTGCTTGGAATCAGAGAGCAAAGTTTCTTTTTGAATTTCAATGTCTTTTAAATCTAAGATTTGGAAAGAGCCTGTTTTTTCATGCACATCGAATCGTTTATTCTTTGCCCAGTTGTAGGCTACGTCGTGTTTGTCGATATAAACTAAAAGAAAATTTTCTCCGTGTTCTGGCTTAATTACAATTCCTCTGTATCCATTCGGAAAATCTATTCCGTGCACTTTGGGATCAAGCATGGATTCTTTTAAAGAATGAAGATGAAGACTAGTAGAATACGGATCTTTTTGAAACGTAGTTAGTATATCAGGAATCTTCGCTTGCACAGTGGCAGGCAGGGAAGAAAGCATCTTGAATATATTTTTATGAACAGTTATTTGAGCCATTGTTATTCCTTAATTGAATAAATCTTTGAAAAAGTCTATTCCGTTTTTATATACATCCTCTAAAGTGATAACAACATATCCCGATTCAATCCATGTATTCTTAGTTGGAATTTGTTCTCCGGCTAAAAATACAACTTTTTTCTCCGGTAGTATCCATGCATATTCAGCGAATAATTCTTCTTTGCTGCTCGGTAAAAAGTATTCGGATTCTGGACAGGGAATTTTACTTTCAGCGAATTCGGTTAAAAGATTTTTTAAAGAGGATAGAGAGTCATCAATTATTTTCTGCCAGTCACTCGAAATGGTTTCTTCTTCGGATAAGTTTTCAACTAACTCTTCTAAATGCTCTGGCTTGTAGTTCGATACGGGTATAATTTTAAAATTCTTTAAAAACTGAAATAGATTTGCATTTCCTAAAATATTTCTCCATCTTTGTTTGAATTCAGGACTTGTTACGGATTCATCTCTATCATCGAGCCTACATAGCATAGTTCCTGCAATATTTTGATTTGCGATTTCTATTGATTCAAAAAGAAAAAGAAAATCTTTCCATTCTTGAAAATTGTTTACGATAGAATAAATTTCTTCTTTTGGTTGGACTTCTGATGTTGAACTTCCCTGTAACCAGGCGGTTAAATATGAATTTACCTTATCACTTGCGATGGAAAGTTTACTGGAATTTAAAAATTGAACTTGCACTTTTAATAGAAAGTAAATTGCATCGGGAAGTTTTTTTTCATTACCTTTACTTTCCGTTAAGGCTTCTGGCTTTTGTAAAACTTCTTTGAATTGAGTAAAGCTGTCTCTTAATAAATTTAGAATATCTATTTTATACTTAGATTGCAGGCTCTTACAATTTTGTCGGAAGAAATTAAGCGATTGGCTATCTTTCATGATCCAGTAGTTCAATTCTTCTTTTTCTAAATCATCCCAGGTGATATTCCAAACATAGAAGTTTCCGCTTTCTAGAATAGAATTTCTCTTTTTGAAATCGTCGGCTAATCTATTATTGGGGTTGCAGTGAAATTCAAATCCATCTAGAAAAATGGCTATAGGCTTGCAACTAACGGTCTTACAGGTGAATAAGAAATCAGGACGACACCTTTCCTTTACACCTTCATTAAATGAGAGTTCCGGTTGAATTTCAATTTCCCAGACTAAATGATTTTTATTGGAACTTAGTTTAGTGGTTCTAAAACCATTTTTGCCGTTGACGATTGTTTTTTCCCATTTCCAGTATAATTCTTTTTCGCAAAAAGTTTTTAATTTATCTATAAAGTTTTTTTCTAGAACGCTTTCAAACATTTTGTCCTGATTGATTTCGGAGAAAGACGTTGCGTTTTGTCTATGACTTCCTAGTTCTAATAGTCTATCTAGGAGTCGAATTCCTAATTCGCGGCTAATATGCTTATGACTGTATTGGAGTTGATAGCTTCTGATACAGCGATAGCAACCATCTGTATCGCTTTCGTCTTTTTTTTGTGTTAAATGCCTACACTCACAGGTTTCGAGAGATTGCTTGGCAAAGCGTAAAATCTCCATTATCCCCTCGGCACCTCTTTCCTCTTTGTCTTTTTTTTCAAAGAGAGTTTTTAAATAGCCAGTTCCTCCGGGGACAGTATCCATTAGAATCAAATAATTCTTAATTGGATTTGTTTCATTTCCGGGGATCATCTGGTTGTCTATGATGATAGTTGCCGGATTTCCTTTTAGTTTAATTCGAATTCCGAGACTCAAGCAGGCTTTTAGAGTTTCTACTTCTTGTATTTCTAAAAATGGAATTAGAATACGAATGCATTCCGATTGGAGTTTTCTGTATAGGTAAATATTTCTCCATTTGAATTGATCAAACACCTTGCCTTGAAATTTGGCAATTTCAAATTTTTGATAGATAGAGCAACTTCTTCTATGCTTTATCTTTTCTGGCTTAACACCGTCTAATAGCACTATGCCGCATTCTTCACAGACTTGAAATCCTTTTTCAGAAAGAATTAAATCCTGACCGGCGGATAATTCTGATAAATCAGAGGCATAGCCTGAATTCAAATCACGCATGAGCATGGAAGGACGAAATTCAATTCCAAAGCCTTCTCTTTGATTAATCCAGGCAGTGTTTGTTGCTTCCTCTGTTGTTTCATCGAAAACTCTTGCTGTTTTGTAATAAGCTCTTTCTCTTTCTTCAGCTCTGTCACCGGATAGACTCTCGTAGTATTCAACGTAGGATAAAGCTTTAGAGCGAGAGAATTCTAGAAAATCTTTTTGCTGACCTAGATCGGATTGGCTTTTATCATCGCCTCCGTGACCACATTGGGGACAATGCTTGTTTTCCTCTGTGTGAGAAATTAATTCTACATTTCTAAGATGTCCACAATTTCCACAGATTCCAAACTTTTCAATTAAAGTATCTGTCTTTGAGCCAATGAATAGTTGTTGGATTTGGAATTGTTTGCCATGAGTGTAGAAATGATTGGAAGGGGCTAATTCCTTTATGGCGCTAGAAGCAGGGCGGGTTAGCTCTACAGAATTTTGTTTTTGAGAAGTGTCTCTATTTTTGTTAAAGGTCGTTCCATAAAAACCAACTCCTTTTTCCGGAAATGCGTAATTGGGTAGAAGTCCATTTTCTGTGAGAAGTTCTAATAAGTATTTGCGGCTTAAATTTCTAGAGCGCGTTTGTAGAATGGAGAGTTCTTCTTCTAGTTCTAATTTTAATTCTTCTTCGGATTCATGAATTGTTTTAATTTGCGATTTGACTTTAGCCGCAGCATTTTCGAGTTCCCGTTTTTCCATGTGTAAAGAATTGGAAAGGGAATCTATTTTTTGGAGGATATTCTCACATTTGGTTTCGATTCTAAATTTATCTTTTGTTTCTTCGCTTACACCTGTTTGAAAATGAGATAAGAATTTATTTTGTAGCGCCGTTTCGTTTTGAATGATCCAGGCAAAAAATGTTTGTAGTTTCCCGTTTTTGTCTTTCCAATCGTCTAGAAATTGTTTTACTGTAGAAGGAATATTTGTTAAAACCTGTAATTTCCCCGCTTCATCCAAACAATAGGCGAGATACTGTCTGGCAAGAACGGCAGATGCATCTAGCCAACAGCCCGGAGTTTCGATTTTTCCTTTGAGCATGGCAAGAGGTCTTGCATAAAAGAAAAGATCATGCGGTCTTTGGTTTACAATTGCGATGATAAAAGAAGAGCCACTCTTTCTACCCGCTCTTCCTATGCGTTGCAGATAATTGGAAGTATTCGGTGGAATGGAGCAGAGCATAGTGGAAGAAAGGT
It encodes the following:
- a CDS encoding ATP-dependent helicase, translating into MAQITVHKNIFKMLSSLPATVQAKIPDILTTFQKDPYSTSLHLHSLKESMLDPKVHGIDFPNGYRGIVIKPEHGENFLLVYIDKHDVAYNWAKNKRFDVHEKTGSFQILDLKDIEIQKETLLSDSKQKYENKPKYILDNLSDNELFTAGIPKPLIPAIRSVKSDEELLSLVEYMPTECKQVLIALSSGMTVDEAIYEILGKDESKTEIVKDFPEINNPLNSDLILFDNEEEFKKILLASMEEWRVFLHPYQKNIVKKEMNGPMLINGAAGTGKTVCLIHRAIHLANKYKSDYPKILFTTFTGNLAIAIRHSIKKLNPELEKNIEIISLYNLARSICSSNQLHKAVLEPTEQESIWNNIIPNADNSYLPLTLEEIKKEYRVIVDSNGIDSEEAYLTVARTGQKPLKREDRKKLWAVFNHFQLELKNRNKFTPDGIIHEARLLVENQKYKSFTHILVDEIQDFSLESIRLVAALNKNSIGKTDTLTLAGDGNQRIYQKHFPLSRGGIETRGRSYRLKINYRTSEQIRKYADSILSGLDISDFEGDKVKQQGEQSYLSGPAPIIAHVKDSKSESIQIGKWVEELLKVHNFLAHEICITPYKKDIVQELTKKNISHIELKSKEDDPEDKIEGIRIGSMERIKGLEFRVIILACSEVSSLTDNPEILERAKYYVAATRARELLYLTLA
- a CDS encoding PilZ domain-containing protein; the encoded protein is MAEAKQLFNQSFTVFDAKKQKRKKARVRLSTPGSFYLNTHKHRVNNCHLVDLGTGGLTIQSGSILYIGDGITVEFELNNQKLRIPGVVARATGKDYVVRYDELPPFETDVIQDYIHKVFFRDDKGKEKK
- a CDS encoding DEAD/DEAH box helicase codes for the protein MLPIHISKNVKEQVLFYLESTFEFRGQEEKLAFSRFLTDEEKGIFKGSWLKLSRPFRSADKSYQPPFQFKVENHPYFHQQKAWRLLDTKEDFPKHAIVTTGTGSGKTECFLYPILDHCLREKQKGINGIKAIILYPMNALATDQEKRIAGIIHKDTTLLRSGITVGTYTGWFDPSDPGASEDKGDKEMAPTHGISNHSVLKRNPPDILLTNYRMLDLLLFRPDDQDLWKYNKNKELKFLVLDELHTYEGVQGADVACLIRRLKERLGLEKGDLLCVGTSATIDDKSDLSRLDRDPNNPLDTLETTEDSLSAFASTIFEEDIGSESVISEERMKVEEIITSNDLIDLEIPTDITLLEPDISESEEDYIFRQAKLWKAPELQADLEAWYLSLGKWLITTKLFKYIMEIQEQAEVNREFPLLYDSFIERLSQRELAFGREGLLLEEIKPIMGSFFSLIGRAKIEIFNNKLNLLGIQSQLWIRELRRVGKVLSTNTDYSWLDEPTPGIKSFPAFHCRECGETGWVGLIDITKEDSVTSKGVKGFALVEDPNSVYRAWFQTNRTRSKHIVILSKRLDISAYENSKDHPLYKLFPDSLVVREGDGDCPLSGSTNGFFVKANFDTEDKDGFAVGAQKCPQCESRESVLFIGAQSATISSVALDEMFSSNLNPEPKLLAFTDSVQDASHRAGFFSSRTYSFTLRAGLQHAIEANNGNLLLDNSVEHLLSYWSEKKAGRPGSLKKALSIFVPYDLQNYQPYLDFRNRESLENIPPNVKKELYSRIRWEIQSEFGFMQTHGRTLEASGSSALGWKQEIIDKTISLLKSRMPSISPTLTGLDDKKLKLYLYGFLHRYKLKGAVYHEYLTSLAANDFWGKLPFGKAIPERETYPPAKYVRPANAEPYILKPRLIVTNFKKGHEYVLSSSKTGPLAWHLVWFYRLFPDFERDDLVVLDLIRLLLTEGVKSGLFVLVQEDSTTSYYAISTSAAYLTSNIVLLRTPNDHLLVRPFEEAENWIGIPSIEHTDKEGKYTISTPSRRQNYYLARYKKGALRRIVASEHTGLLNSTDRINLEKSFISSKHLDDPNVLTCTSTMEMGINIGDLSSTMLCSIPPNTSNYLQRIGRAGRKSGSSFIIAIVNQRPHDLFFYARPLAMLKGKIETPGCWLDASAVLARQYLAYCLDEAGKLQVLTNIPSTVKQFLDDWKDKNGKLQTFFAWIIQNETALQNKFLSHFQTGVSEETKDKFRIETKCENILQKIDSLSNSLHMEKRELENAAAKVKSQIKTIHESEEELKLELEEELSILQTRSRNLSRKYLLELLTENGLLPNYAFPEKGVGFYGTTFNKNRDTSQKQNSVELTRPASSAIKELAPSNHFYTHGKQFQIQQLFIGSKTDTLIEKFGICGNCGHLRNVELISHTEENKHCPQCGHGGDDKSQSDLGQQKDFLEFSRSKALSYVEYYESLSGDRAEERERAYYKTARVFDETTEEATNTAWINQREGFGIEFRPSMLMRDLNSGYASDLSELSAGQDLILSEKGFQVCEECGIVLLDGVKPEKIKHRRSCSIYQKFEIAKFQGKVFDQFKWRNIYLYRKLQSECIRILIPFLEIQEVETLKACLSLGIRIKLKGNPATIIIDNQMIPGNETNPIKNYLILMDTVPGGTGYLKTLFEKKDKEERGAEGIMEILRFAKQSLETCECRHLTQKKDESDTDGCYRCIRSYQLQYSHKHISRELGIRLLDRLLELGSHRQNATSFSEINQDKMFESVLEKNFIDKLKTFCEKELYWKWEKTIVNGKNGFRTTKLSSNKNHLVWEIEIQPELSFNEGVKERCRPDFLFTCKTVSCKPIAIFLDGFEFHCNPNNRLADDFKKRNSILESGNFYVWNITWDDLEKEELNYWIMKDSQSLNFFRQNCKSLQSKYKIDILNLLRDSFTQFKEVLQKPEALTESKGNEKKLPDAIYFLLKVQVQFLNSSKLSIASDKVNSYLTAWLQGSSTSEVQPKEEIYSIVNNFQEWKDFLFLFESIEIANQNIAGTMLCRLDDRDESVTSPEFKQRWRNILGNANLFQFLKNFKIIPVSNYKPEHLEELVENLSEEETISSDWQKIIDDSLSSLKNLLTEFAESKIPCPESEYFLPSSKEELFAEYAWILPEKKVVFLAGEQIPTKNTWIESGYVVITLEDVYKNGIDFFKDLFN